In Chiloscyllium plagiosum isolate BGI_BamShark_2017 unplaced genomic scaffold, ASM401019v2 scaf_11118, whole genome shotgun sequence, the genomic window NNNNNNNNNNNNNNNNNNNNNNNNNNNNNNNNNNNNNNNNNNNNNNNNNNNNNNNNNNNNNNNNNNNNNNNNNNNNNNNNNNNNNNNNNNNNNNNNNNNNNNNNNNNNNNNNNNNNNNNNNNNNNNNNNNNNNNNNNNNNNNNNNNNNNNNNNNNNNNNNNNNNNNNNNNNNNNNNNNNNNNNNNNNNNNNNNNNNNNNNNNNNNNNNNNNNNNNNNNNNNNNNNNNNNNNNNNNNNNNNNNNNNNNNNNNNNNNNNNNNNNNNNNNNNNNNNNNNNNNNNNNNNNNNNNNNNNNNNNNNNNNNNNNNNNNNNNNNNNNNNNNNNNNNNNNNNNNNNNNNNNNNNNNNNNNNNNNNNNNNNNNNNNNNNNNNNNNNNNNNNNNNNNNNNNNNNNNNNNNNNNNNNNNNNNNNNNNNNNNNNNNNNNNNNNNNNNNNNNNNNNNNNNNNNNNNNNNNNNNNNNNNNNNNNNNNNNNNNNNNNNNNNNNNNNNNNNNNNNNNNNNNNNNNNNNNNNNNNNNNNNNNNNNNNNNNNNNNNNNNNNNNNNNNNNNNNNNNNNNNNNNNNNNNNNNNNNNNNNNNNNNNNNNNNNNNNNNNNNNNNNNNNNNNNNNNNNNNNNNNNNNNNNNNNNNNNNNNNNNNNNNNNNNNNNNNNNNNNNNNNNNNNNNNNNNNNNNNNNNNNNNNNNNNNNNNNNNNNNNNNNNNNNNNNNNNNNNNNNNNNNNNNNNNNNNNNNNNNNNNNNNNNNNNNNNNNNNNNNNNNNNNNNNNNNNNNNNNNNNNNNNNNNNNNNNNNNNNNNNNNNNNNNNNNNNNNNNNNNNNNNNNNNNNNNNNNNNNNNNNNNNNNNNNNNNNNNNNNNNNNNNNNNNNNNNNNNNNNNNNNNNNNNNNNNNNNNNNNNNNNNNNNNNNNNNNNNNNNNNNNNNNNNNNNNNNNNNNNNNNNNNNNNNNNNNNNNNNNNNNNNNNNNNNNNNNNNNNNNNNNNNNNNNNNNNNNNNNNNNNNNNNNNNNNNNNNNNNNNNNNNNNNNNNNNNNNNNNNNNNNNNNNNNNNNNNNNNNNNNNNNNNNNNNNNNNNNNNNNNNNNNNNNNNNNNNNNNNNNNNNNNNNNNNNNNNNNNNNNNNNNNNNNNNNNNNNNNNNNNNNNNNNNNNNNNNNNNNNNNNNNNNNNNNNNNNNNNNNNNNNNNNNNNNNNNNNNNNNNNNNNNNNNNNNNNNNNNNNNNNNNNNNNNNNNNNNNNNNNNNNNNNNNNNNNNNNNNNNNNNNNNNNNNNNNNNNNNNNNNNNNNNNNNNNNNNNNNNNNNNNNNNNNNNNNNNNNNNNNNNNNNNNNNNNNNNNNNNNNNNNNNNNNNNNNNNNNNNNNNNNNNNNNNNNNNNNNNNNNNNNNNNNNNNNNNNNNNNNNNNNNNNNNNNNNNNNNNNNNNNNNNNNNNNNNNNNNNNNNNNNNNNNNNNNNNNNNNNNNNNNNNNNNNNNNNNNNNNNNNNNNNNNNNNNNNNNNNNNNNNNNNNNNNNNNNNNNNNNNNNNNNNNNNNNNNNNNNNNNNNNNNNNNNNNNNNNNNNNNNNNNNNNNNNNNNNNNNNNNNNNNNNNNNNNNNNNNNNNNNNNNNNNNNNNNNNNNNNNNNNNNNNNNNNNNNNNNNNNNNNNNNNNNNNNNNNNNNNNNNNNNNNNNNNNNNNNNNNNNNNNNNNNNNNNNNNNNNNNNNNNNNNNNNNNNNNNNNNNNNNNNNNNNNNNNNNNNNNNNNNNNNNNNNNNNNNNNNNNNNNNNNNNNNNNNNNNNNNNNNNNNNNNNNNNNNNNNNNNNNNNNNNNNNNNNNNNNNNNNNNNNNNNNNNNNNNNNNNNNNNNNNNNNNNNNNNNNNNNNNNNNNNNNNNNNNNNNNNNNNNNNNNNNNNNNNNNNNNNNNNNNNNNNNNNNNNNNNNNNNNNNNNNNNNNNNNNNNNNNNNNNNNNNNNNNNNNNNNNCAGTTTTCTCCCCCCCCCGTCTCCCGCAGGAACCCGGACGGCACAGACACGCGGGCGGGAGGCCGGAAGCCGCAGCGGCAGCAGCGGTGGGCGTGCGGGGACTGCGGCCGGGCCTTCGCGGCGCCCTCTGAGCTGGAGCGTCACCGGCGGCGCCACACCGGCGAGCGGCCCTTCGCCTGCGCAGCCTGCGGCCGGGCCTTCGCCGCCGCCTCCTCCCTCCGCAAGCACCGGCGGGTCCACGCCGAGCACCAGGGGCTGCCCTGCCCCGAGTGCGGCGGCCGCTTCAAGAGCGCGGAGACGCTGCGGCAGCACCGGGCCCTGCACAGCGAGGGCGCCGGCGCCCTGCCCTTCGGCTGCGCCGCCTGCCCCAAGCGCTTCCGCACGGCCTCGCAGCTGCGGCGGCACGGGGCGGCGCACTCGGACGCCCGGCCCTTCCCCTGCCCCGAGTGCCCCCGGCGCTACAAGAGGCCGGAGGAGCTGCGGCGCCACCGGGGGGCCCACACGGACGAGCGGCCCTTCCCCTGCGCCGAGTGCGGCCGCGCCTTCCGCCGCTCAGCCGAGCTGCTGCAGCACCAGCGCGCCCACTCCGGCGAGCGGCCCTTCGCCTGCGCCGAGTGCGGGCAGGCCTTCGGCCAGGCCGCCCACCTGCGCAGCCACCGGCGGGTCCACTCGGCCGAGCGGCCCTTCCCCTGCCCGCGGT contains:
- the LOC122546473 gene encoding zinc finger protein 497-like; protein product: NPDGTDTRAGGRKPQRQQRWACGDCGRAFAAPSELERHRRRHTGERPFACAACGRAFAAASSLRKHRRVHAEHQGLPCPECGGRFKSAETLRQHRALHSEGAGALPFGCAACPKRFRTASQLRRHGAAHSDARPFPCPECPRRYKRPEELRRHRGAHTDERPFPCAECGRAFRRSAELLQHQRAHSGERPFACAECGQAFGQAAHLRSHRRVHSAERPFPCPRCPARFKSGQALRSHRRTHTGERPHRCPQCPAAFGQSGDLARHRRIHTGERPYACAICQATFAFLGNYMRHRQIHS